One genomic region from Quercus robur chromosome 4, dhQueRobu3.1, whole genome shotgun sequence encodes:
- the LOC126723073 gene encoding 3-hydroxyisobutyryl-CoA hydrolase-like protein 1, mitochondrial isoform X8 — MGARLQKLYTSWENNPDIGFVAMKGSGRAFCAGGDIVTLYHMINAGKMEDCKEFFRTLYTYIYILGTYLKPHVALLNGITMGGGAGVSIPGMFRVATDKTVFATPETLIGFHPDAGASFFLSHLPGHLGEYLGLTGQKLNGAEMISCGLATHYAHSSKLALIEEQLGKLDTDDPSVIETSLEKYSDLVYLDNISVLHRIEILDKCFSHDTVEEIIDALESETSKTNDAWCISTLRRLNEASPLGLKVSLKSIREGRFQTLDQCLIREYRMSLQGISNQVSKDFCEGVRARMVDKDLAPKWNPPSLEQVSKDMVEHYFSPLSKSEPDLELPTDLREAFT, encoded by the exons ATG GGGGCTAGATTGCAAAAGTTGTATACATCTTGGGAAAATAATCCAGATATTGGTTTTGTGGCAATGAAG GGCAGTGGCAGGGCATTTTGTGCTGGCGGAGATATTGTGACACTTTATCATATGATAAACGCAG GGAAAATGGAAGATTGTAAGGAATTCTTTAGAACGTTATATACTTACATATACATTTTAGGTACATATTTGAAGCCACAT GTGGCTCTTTTGAATGGAATTACTATGGGTGGTGGGGCTGGAGTTTCAATCCCTGGGATGTTTAGGGTTGCAACTGATAAAACT GTTTTTGCTACTCCTGAAACTCTAATTGGTTTCCACCCTGATGCTGGTGCATCGTTTTTCCTCTCACATCTACCTGGTCACCTGG ggGAGTACTTGGGTCTCACAGGACAAAAACTTAATGGAGCAGAAATGATTTCTTGTGGGCTTGCTACACACTATGCGCATAGCTCA AAGCTTGCATTAATTGAAGAACAACTTGGGAAATTGGATACTGATGATCCTTCTGTCATTGAAActtctttagaaaaatataGTGACCTTGTCTATCTAGATAATATAAGTGTACTTCACAG GATTGAAATACTTGATAAATGTTTCAGCCATGACACAGTTGAAGAAATTATCGATGCCTTG GAGAGTGAGACAAGTAAAACAAATGATGCATGGTGCATTTCCACCCTAAGGAGACTTAATGAAGCTTCACCATTAGGCTTGAAGGTTTCTTTGAAATCT ATACGGGAAGGTAGATTTCAGACCCTTGATCAGTGCTTGATACGTGAGTACCGAATGTCACTGCAAGGGATATCTAATCAGGTTTCCAAAGATTTTTGTGAG GGTGTTCGGGCACGAATGGTAGACAAGGACCTGGCACCAAAG TGGAATCCTCCGAGCTTGGAACAAGTGTCCAAAGACATGGTAGAGCACTATTTTTCACCACTCAGCAAATCTGAGCCTGATCTGGAGCTACCCACAGACCTGCGAGAAGCATTCACATAG
- the LOC126723073 gene encoding 3-hydroxyisobutyryl-CoA hydrolase-like protein 1, mitochondrial isoform X7: protein MGARLQKLYTSWENNPDIGFVAMKWQGILCWRRYCDTLSIKYGGASRMFCDGKMEDCKEFFRTLYTYIYILGTYLKPHVALLNGITMGGGAGVSIPGMFRVATDKTVFATPETLIGFHPDAGASFFLSHLPGHLGEYLGLTGQKLNGAEMISCGLATHYAHSSKLALIEEQLGKLDTDDPSVIETSLEKYSDLVYLDNISVLHRIEILDKCFSHDTVEEIIDALESETSKTNDAWCISTLRRLNEASPLGLKVSLKSIREGRFQTLDQCLIREYRMSLQGISNQVSKDFCEGVRARMVDKDLAPKWNPPSLEQVSKDMVEHYFSPLSKSEPDLELPTDLREAFT, encoded by the exons ATG GGGGCTAGATTGCAAAAGTTGTATACATCTTGGGAAAATAATCCAGATATTGGTTTTGTGGCAATGAAG TGGCAGGGCATTTTGTGCTGGCGGAGATATTGTGACACTTT ATCAATAAAGTATGGAGGTGCATCCAGAATGTTTTGTGATG GGAAAATGGAAGATTGTAAGGAATTCTTTAGAACGTTATATACTTACATATACATTTTAGGTACATATTTGAAGCCACAT GTGGCTCTTTTGAATGGAATTACTATGGGTGGTGGGGCTGGAGTTTCAATCCCTGGGATGTTTAGGGTTGCAACTGATAAAACT GTTTTTGCTACTCCTGAAACTCTAATTGGTTTCCACCCTGATGCTGGTGCATCGTTTTTCCTCTCACATCTACCTGGTCACCTGG ggGAGTACTTGGGTCTCACAGGACAAAAACTTAATGGAGCAGAAATGATTTCTTGTGGGCTTGCTACACACTATGCGCATAGCTCA AAGCTTGCATTAATTGAAGAACAACTTGGGAAATTGGATACTGATGATCCTTCTGTCATTGAAActtctttagaaaaatataGTGACCTTGTCTATCTAGATAATATAAGTGTACTTCACAG GATTGAAATACTTGATAAATGTTTCAGCCATGACACAGTTGAAGAAATTATCGATGCCTTG GAGAGTGAGACAAGTAAAACAAATGATGCATGGTGCATTTCCACCCTAAGGAGACTTAATGAAGCTTCACCATTAGGCTTGAAGGTTTCTTTGAAATCT ATACGGGAAGGTAGATTTCAGACCCTTGATCAGTGCTTGATACGTGAGTACCGAATGTCACTGCAAGGGATATCTAATCAGGTTTCCAAAGATTTTTGTGAG GGTGTTCGGGCACGAATGGTAGACAAGGACCTGGCACCAAAG TGGAATCCTCCGAGCTTGGAACAAGTGTCCAAAGACATGGTAGAGCACTATTTTTCACCACTCAGCAAATCTGAGCCTGATCTGGAGCTACCCACAGACCTGCGAGAAGCATTCACATAG
- the LOC126723079 gene encoding malate dehydrogenase, cytoplasmic-like isoform X1, producing MKNISLQIGYAIAPMIARGIMLGPDQPVILHFLDIEQAVESLNGIRMELTDAAFPLLKGVVATTDIVEACKDVNIAIMLGGSPRKEITLRKDMLSTNASIYKVQALILEEHAAADCKVSVVANPANTNALILKQFAPSIPKENITCLTRLDHNRALGQIADRLKVHVSDVKNVIIWGNHSTTQYPEVNHATFTTRNGERPVREHVSDDHWLKTEFITTVQQRGVATIKARKASSAFSAAIAACDHIRDWVFGTPKGTWVSMGVYSNGSYGIPLGLIYSFPVKCEKGKWSIVQGLKIDEYSRAMMDATAKELIEEKSLAKSCLA from the exons atgaagaatatTTCCt TGCAAATAGGTTATGCCATTGCTCCAATGATTGCGAGGGGAATCATGCTGGGTCCTGATCAGCCTGTGATTCTGCACTTTCTTGATATTGAACAGGCGGTTGAATCCTTGAATGGGATAAGGATGGAATTGACTGATGCTGCCTTTCCTCTTCTGAAAG GTGTGGTTGCTACCACAGACATTGTTGAAGCTTGTAAAGATGTCAATATTGCCATTATGCTTGGTGGATCCCCACGGAAGGAAATTACGTTGAGGAAGGATATGTTGTCTACAAATGCGTCTATTTACAAGGTTCAAGCTTTGATCTTGGAGGAGCATGCTGCTGCAGATTGCAAG GTGTCAGTTGTTGCCAACCCAGCAAACACTAATGCCCTTATCTTAAAACAATTTGCTCCTTCAATCCCAAAGGAAAACATCACATGCCTAACACGACTTGATCACAACAGAGCATTGGGCCAAATAGCTGACAGGCTAAAGGTTCATGTTAGTGATGTCAAGAACGTAATCATCTGGGGAAATCACTCTACAACTCAATATCCGGAAGTCAATCATGCGACTTTCACCACCAGAAATGGAGAGAGACCAGTCAGAGAACATGTTTCTGACGATCATTG GTTAAAAACCGAGTTCATCACCACCGTGCAGCAGCGCGGTGTAGCCACTATCAAAGCTCGGAAGGCATCAAGTGCATTTTCTGCTGCAATTGCTGCTTGTGATCATATACGTGATTGGGTTTTTGGGACTCCCAAG GGAACATGGGTTTCCATGGGAGTGTATTCTAATGGTTCTTATGGGATTCCACTTGGCCTTATTTACTCTTTTCCTGTTAAATGTGAGAAAGGGAAATGGTCAATTGTGCAGG GGCTCAAGATTGATGAGTACTCGAGGGCAATGATGGATGCAACAGCAAAAGAACTCATTGAGGAAAAATCCTTGGCCAAGTCATGCCTAGCGTAA
- the LOC126723079 gene encoding malate dehydrogenase, cytoplasmic-like isoform X2: MKNISLQIGYAIAPMIARGIMLGPDQPVILHFLDIEQAVESLNGIRMELTDAAFPLLKGVVATTDIVEACKDVNIAIMLGGSPRKEITLRKDMLSTNASIYKVQALILEEHAAADCKVSVVANPANTNALILKQFAPSIPKENITCLTRLDHNRALGQIADRLKVHVSDVKNVIIWGNHSTTQYPEVNHATFTTRNGERPVREHVSDDHWLKTEFITTVQQRGVATIKARKASSAFSAAIAACDHIRDWVFGTPKGSRLMSTRGQ, translated from the exons atgaagaatatTTCCt TGCAAATAGGTTATGCCATTGCTCCAATGATTGCGAGGGGAATCATGCTGGGTCCTGATCAGCCTGTGATTCTGCACTTTCTTGATATTGAACAGGCGGTTGAATCCTTGAATGGGATAAGGATGGAATTGACTGATGCTGCCTTTCCTCTTCTGAAAG GTGTGGTTGCTACCACAGACATTGTTGAAGCTTGTAAAGATGTCAATATTGCCATTATGCTTGGTGGATCCCCACGGAAGGAAATTACGTTGAGGAAGGATATGTTGTCTACAAATGCGTCTATTTACAAGGTTCAAGCTTTGATCTTGGAGGAGCATGCTGCTGCAGATTGCAAG GTGTCAGTTGTTGCCAACCCAGCAAACACTAATGCCCTTATCTTAAAACAATTTGCTCCTTCAATCCCAAAGGAAAACATCACATGCCTAACACGACTTGATCACAACAGAGCATTGGGCCAAATAGCTGACAGGCTAAAGGTTCATGTTAGTGATGTCAAGAACGTAATCATCTGGGGAAATCACTCTACAACTCAATATCCGGAAGTCAATCATGCGACTTTCACCACCAGAAATGGAGAGAGACCAGTCAGAGAACATGTTTCTGACGATCATTG GTTAAAAACCGAGTTCATCACCACCGTGCAGCAGCGCGGTGTAGCCACTATCAAAGCTCGGAAGGCATCAAGTGCATTTTCTGCTGCAATTGCTGCTTGTGATCATATACGTGATTGGGTTTTTGGGACTCCCAAG GGCTCAAGATTGATGAGTACTCGAGGGCAATGA